The Gossypium hirsutum isolate 1008001.06 chromosome D07, Gossypium_hirsutum_v2.1, whole genome shotgun sequence genome includes the window AGCAGTAGGAAGAACCCCAGCAAAACCCTTCTCCTCACATCCTTTAGGATGATCCAAGATATAAGCAGCTACTTCCCTGAATGCTCCTTCTCCAACTCGTGTACCCTTTTTCAGCCCTTCACCATCTGGTGACACTGGTAATTTTCGAGGATTATTAACAGCTAAAGGCTCCTCGTCAATCGGCTTAAAAACAGAAACAAACTTTTGGCCTAATGAATCTTGCATGAAATAGACTCCTCCAGTACCCTCCACAGACCTGATTGGAGAATTTCCTTTGTACAATCCATCAAATGTGCAGTTAATCATATCAACAATGATCGAAGGTAATTCAAACTTGGGATTAACAATAACAGGCTCTAATACAAAATCCCTATCAGGAGGCTTTCTTGGTTCAACCTCCCTGTCAACTTCATATCTTCTACAAGAATTCTCTTCATCACCAAGATCATATTCTAGCTTGCGTTTCAATTCTGGTGCCACAATAGACAACTCGAAATTCTTAGCAACAGGCTTAACCCTAACTTTGGCAGATTTCCGAACCAATAAATGCAATACAGCACTGTTGTGCGTACATAGATCATCAATAAGCCTCTGATCCTCTAATCGCTCCCCATCACAAACAACTTCGTGGTCATCAAAATCAGAAAAACCTTTCTCCCTCTTAGCAATCTGCTCCTTCACATAACCAACATCACGCCCTCGTTCAACATGAAAGGTAAATTCTTTCCCAGCTGTAGTCTTAACATGAATGACCTGGAGATCAGAAAGCCTAAGAACCAAGTGTAGAACATTTCCATCGTTCACTCCATAGTCACGAACAAGTGAATTGCTCCGCGCCAGCTCCCGGCCTCCACAAACCAACTTCTGATTCTTCACAACAAAACCTTTAAAGGTTTGAATGCGTAGCTTCAAGCATTCAATAGAATCCGATTCCAGAATCCGCATTGGAATCATTGATTCGGAAAGGGCCAGATAAATCCAAATTGATTCGTTTTCACAAAGACCCAATTCAGGATTCATGTGATCAGGAGGGATCAAAGGTTCATTTCGAACCGGGACAACAGCAAGACCAGCCGAAGACATGGTTGACTGTGAAAATTTGAAGAACAAAGATTTTCCAACACTCTAAAATTGAATGCTAAAAAGTCTTAAAGTATCTGTACAGATCCACATTAATTTCCCccacatctttttttttttacaatataaaCAGTACTAtacaaagaataaaagaaaaaaaaatccaatccTACAAAAAATTGAAACCCTAGGAATCAAAAGCGAATCCCAGGCTCAATTCATCTTGGTTTGCAAGATTAAAGATTAGAGATTGAATGTACGAAAAGTATAATAATGACATAAAAAGAAGAGATTTCTTACCAGAAAGGAGCGAAGAGAAGGGAAGATGCTTACGTCCAATTTAGGAAATTAGTTTAGGTGTGAGAGAGAGAAAATGGAATTGCAGAAGAGGAAGACGCGTGTAGCCGTCGTCGTTTTATAGGTAACGCGTAAAAACTTGTACTACTATTGACTTTTCTCAGTTTTGACCAACTGGCTTTATACACGTATAAATTTCTTCTCAAGCATTACTTTAGGTACATGGCAATTCGGTTTTTGGTATTTCTCTTTTTTAGGCTCTGCTTAATTAAAACCAAAATCTTggactaatttcaaaattttaagtgaATTCCTTTTTTTCAACTTATTCAAAATCTTTTGTATTTGATTCACTTAGTTTAactcaaaaatcttttaaaaggcggaattaaattatatagttttatagtagtaaaaatgtaattttttatatttttataatttttagaggattaaatttaattttatcatttctaatttaaaatttgataaattataaaagaCCTAAATAAAAAACTTTCTATTTTAGGAGGACCGAAACCCCTGCCAACCCCTAAACCTGCCTCTAGTTTAGctataaaatactttaatttatattttatatttctaccaaaaaaaataatgttgatatattaaacaaaattagtgatacatatttatataaatatatgtaatttttttaaacattattttttatcCATGAAATTCTAATCAgctaaaaaaatgtaaaagtatttatgtaaataaaatatta containing:
- the LOC107954488 gene encoding phosphatidylinositol 4-kinase gamma 4 isoform X1; translation: MSSAGLAVVPVRNEPLIPPDHMNPELGLCENESIWIYLALSESMIPMRILESDSIECLKLRIQTFKGFVVKNQKLVCGGRELARSNSLVRDYGVNDGNVLHLVLRLSDLQVIHVKTTAGKEFTFHVERGRDVGYVKEQIAKREKGFSDFDDHEVVCDGERLEDQRLIDDLCTHNSAVLHLLVRKSAKVRVKPVAKNFELSIVAPELKRKLEYDLGDEENSCRRYEVDREVEPRKPPDRDFVLEPVIVNPKFELPSIIVDMINCTFDGLYKGNSPIRSVEGTGGVYFMQDSLGQKFVSVFKPIDEEPLAVNNPRKLPVSPDGEGLKKGTRVGEGAFREVAAYILDHPKGCEEKGFAGVLPTALVKCLHTGFNNPDDLAIVKIGSLQMFVENNGSCEDMDPGSFPVEQVHKISVLDIRLANADRHAGNILLSKDEDGQTVLVPIDHGYCLPESFEDCTFDWLYWPQARQSYSPETLEYIKSLDAEEDISLLKFLGWDMPPECARTLRISTMLLKKGAERGFTPHAIGSIMCRENLKEESPIEQMVQEAQDSVLPGTSEAAFLETLSQIMDRHLDEITGL
- the LOC107954488 gene encoding phosphatidylinositol 4-kinase gamma 4 isoform X2 → MSSAGLAVVPVRNEPLIPPDHMNPELGLCENESIWIYLALSESMIPMRILESDSIECLKLRIQTFKGFVVKNQKLVCGGRELARSNSLVRDYGVNDGNVLHLVLRLSDLQVIHVKTTAGKEFTFHVERGRDVGYVKEQIAKREKGFSDFDDHEVVCDGERLEDQRLIDDLCTHNSAVLHLLVRKSAKVRVKPVAKNFELSIVAPELKRKLEYDLGDEENSCRRYEVDREVEPRKPPDRDFVLEPVIVNPKFELPSIIVDMINCTFDGLYKGNSPIRSVEGTGGVYFMQDSLGQKFVSVFKPIDEEPLAVNNPRKLPVSPDGEGLKKGTRVGEGAFREVAAYILDHPKGCEEKGFAGVLPTALVKCLHTGFNNPDDLAIVKIGSLQMFVENNGSCEDMDPGSFPVEQVHKISVLDIRLANADRHAGNILLSKDEDGQTVLVPIDHGYCLPESFEDCTFDWLYWPQARQSYSPETLEYIKSLDAEEDISLLKFLGWDMPPECARTLRISTMLLKKGAERGFTSHAIGSIMCRENLKEESPIEQMVQEAQDSVLPGTSEAAFLETLSQIMDRHLDEITGL